The following are encoded together in the Coregonus clupeaformis isolate EN_2021a chromosome 24, ASM2061545v1, whole genome shotgun sequence genome:
- the foxr1 gene encoding forkhead box protein R1 isoform X1, translating into MCLQFQTRSRFLELHLSTSLNDWDMDEEIKLTTTTDQFYQGDKRNDQYLVQWHYAKISRRKDDLSCQNYQKSESPMQPNLWLMVNPNLACPIKYPKTVTKILSPKMPLKHLAPVPKPTVTHVKPKSIPNVLPVSPTADTCLADSLHDASSSEYMLTDEDDSSSVDVSVCRKAKTVHKAKALKGGPRKLSLAQSKRLQRVLQDSNNLKSGAWLRPPVNYCILIAMAIGSNRTGSLNVQQIYNFTREHFPFFQTAPDGWKNTIRHNLCFSNSFRKTPQQVCSEGKRKSCLWHLTLEGRRRLRDEIHTLTGDSYRVLKRSMNNPDMIQTLFEL; encoded by the exons ATGTGTCTACAATTCCAAACCCGAAGCAGATTTCTTGAGCTCCATCTTTCAACCAGCCTTAATGACTGGGATATGGATGAAGAGATCAAGctgaccacaacaactgaccaaTTTTACCAAG GTGATAAACGGAATGATCAGTATCTGGTTCAGTGGCACTATGCAAAAATATCGAGAAGAAAGGATGACCTCTCTTGTCAAAACTATCAGAAATCAG AATCTCCAATGCAGCCAAATCTATGGTTGATGGTCAACCCCAACCTAGCCTGCCCAATTAAGTATCCCAAAACAGTAACAAAGATATTGAGTCCCAAGATGCCACTGAAACACCTGGCACCAGTACCCAAGCCCACAGTCACCCATGTCAAACCCAAGTCCATCCCAAATGTGCTCCCAGTTTCACCTACTGCGGACACCTGCTTGGCCGACTCTCTACATGATGCCTCCTCCAGCGAGTACATG CTTACAGATGAGGATGACTCCTCTTCGGTGGATGTCTCCGTTTGTCGGAAAGCCAAAACTGTCCACAAGGCAAAGGCCCTTAAGGGTGGACCACGAAAGCTCAGTCTGGCCCAAAGCAAGCGCCTCCAGCGAGTCCTCCAGGACAGCAACAACCTAAAGAGCGGAGCCTGGCTGCGTCCCCCTGTCAACTACTGCATCTTAATCGCCATGGCTATTGGCAGCAACCGCACTGGCAGCCTCAATGTCCAGCAGATCTATAACTTCACAAG AGAGCACTTCCCATTCTTCCAGACAGCCCCTGATGGCTGGAAGAACACTATCCGCCACAACCTGTGTTTCAGCAACAGCTTTCGCAAGACTCCCCAGCAGGTGTGCAGCGAGGGGAAGAGGAAGTCCTGTCTGTGGCACCTGACTCTGGAAGGGCGCCGGAGGCTGAGGGATGAAATCCACACCCTTACTGGGGACTCGTACCGAGTGTTGAAGAGAAGCATGAATAATCCTG ATATGATTCAGACGTTGTTCGAGCTATGA
- the foxr1 gene encoding forkhead box protein R1 isoform X2: MCLQFQTRSRFLELHLSTSLNDWDMDEEIKLTTTTDQFYQGDKRNDQYLVQWHYAKISRRKDDLSCQNYQKSESPMQPNLWLMVNPNLACPIKYPKTVTKILSPKMPLKHLAPVPKPTVTHVKPKSIPNVLPVSPTADTCLADSLHDASSSEYMLTDEDDSSSVDVSVCRKAKTVHKAKALKGGPRKLSLAQSKRLQRVLQDSNNLKSGAWLRPPVNYCILIAMAIGSNRTGSLNVQQIYNFTSNSFRKTPQQVCSEGKRKSCLWHLTLEGRRRLRDEIHTLTGDSYRVLKRSMNNPDMIQTLFEL; the protein is encoded by the exons ATGTGTCTACAATTCCAAACCCGAAGCAGATTTCTTGAGCTCCATCTTTCAACCAGCCTTAATGACTGGGATATGGATGAAGAGATCAAGctgaccacaacaactgaccaaTTTTACCAAG GTGATAAACGGAATGATCAGTATCTGGTTCAGTGGCACTATGCAAAAATATCGAGAAGAAAGGATGACCTCTCTTGTCAAAACTATCAGAAATCAG AATCTCCAATGCAGCCAAATCTATGGTTGATGGTCAACCCCAACCTAGCCTGCCCAATTAAGTATCCCAAAACAGTAACAAAGATATTGAGTCCCAAGATGCCACTGAAACACCTGGCACCAGTACCCAAGCCCACAGTCACCCATGTCAAACCCAAGTCCATCCCAAATGTGCTCCCAGTTTCACCTACTGCGGACACCTGCTTGGCCGACTCTCTACATGATGCCTCCTCCAGCGAGTACATG CTTACAGATGAGGATGACTCCTCTTCGGTGGATGTCTCCGTTTGTCGGAAAGCCAAAACTGTCCACAAGGCAAAGGCCCTTAAGGGTGGACCACGAAAGCTCAGTCTGGCCCAAAGCAAGCGCCTCCAGCGAGTCCTCCAGGACAGCAACAACCTAAAGAGCGGAGCCTGGCTGCGTCCCCCTGTCAACTACTGCATCTTAATCGCCATGGCTATTGGCAGCAACCGCACTGGCAGCCTCAATGTCCAGCAGATCTATAACTTCACAAG CAACAGCTTTCGCAAGACTCCCCAGCAGGTGTGCAGCGAGGGGAAGAGGAAGTCCTGTCTGTGGCACCTGACTCTGGAAGGGCGCCGGAGGCTGAGGGATGAAATCCACACCCTTACTGGGGACTCGTACCGAGTGTTGAAGAGAAGCATGAATAATCCTG ATATGATTCAGACGTTGTTCGAGCTATGA